Part of the Chitinivorax sp. B genome is shown below.
TGCGGCCGATGCGTTTACCGTCGGCATCGTAACGGTAGCGGCCCAGTAGCGTACCGGCGGCGCTGTCCAGATTGATCTGGGTCAGTTGTTGCTGGCTGTTGTACTGGAAGGCATGTTGCACAGTGCCAACACGCTTCAGGGTCAGATTCCCGACTGCATCATATTGATAGCTGGCCAGTACTTCGCCACTGGCGGCAGTTATCCGCCGAAATCAACCACTCTGACCCCTACGATTCCAGACTTTAAATTCACCATTTTTACTAAGGAACATCAACTCCATCTTTAGATTCAAACAATGCCTGAAATCCGATTTCAACACTTTCACCCAGTACACATAAGTAATCATCATATGCACCAAGCATTGCTCCTTTCTCGGAAATCAATAACACCAAATGCTGATTATATGCTTCACCTATAGGCGTGAGCCCATCTCCAAAACGAAGCTCATAATCTATTACACGTTCCCGAAATATACCTTCCATAGCAATAATCGGATCAAAATGAAACTCCTCCCAATCATCCCCCCTATATCCTTTATGCATGCCA
Proteins encoded:
- a CDS encoding SUKH-3 domain-containing protein, coding for MKYSVIIENSLISTGWFPGRRVDVEGVIGKLKNEGYPAGSAVKVFLEEFGGLSGMHKGYRGDDWEEFHFDPIIAMEGIFRERVIDYELRFGDGLTPIGEAYNQHLVLLISEKGAMLGAYDDYLCVLGESVEIGFQALFESKDGVDVP